The sequence below is a genomic window from Paenibacillus sp. DCT19.
ATTGAACATACACTTGCAGATCCTTTATTTTCATTTGAACGCACAATGATGGCATCTGAACCAATAATCTATGCGTTATATCGCCAGCAGGGAATCCCCTGTGCATCGGTTATTGCCTGTGACTCTAGTGGGATTACGATACCAAGAACGTATATGTTTATGGAGTTCATCCCCAGCCGGCAGTTAAATGATCCTTCATTGTTGGCAAAGGAGAAAGAGGAGCTTTATCGCCAATTAGGCGCTTATACCGCTACAATGCATACCATTGAGGCAGATTCGTTTGGATGGCCGCAGGCGGATGGAACCATCAAGGGATCTACACGCTGGTCAGAGGTGGTATTAGCATATGCAGCAGAGACGGCAGCAAAGGCAGAACAGGCTCAATACATGCACGGAGTAGGGGAAGAGATATTATCAATTCTAGAGGAGAATCAACATATCTTAGACCAGGTGACGAAACCTGTGTTAGTTCATAATGACTTATGGGAAGCCAATGTGTTGATCCATGAGCAACAGGGACAGCCCCGCATTGCGGCCATTATTGACGGGGATCGCTCCATGTTTGCTGATCGTGAATTCGAGGCGCTTTTATCAACCGAATCCACTGATTTTCATATGGGGTATGATCGTCCGCTTGATATGTCGGAAGAAGGACAGTTACGACGGTTTATGTATCGTCTAGTGTCAGCTTATTTTAACGCCTATGTTCATGAGCATCAGGTCAATCAGCATGAAGACGCACAGAAGTATGAACAAAGAACGTTAAGTCTGCTCAAGGAATGGAAAGAACGAAATTAGCCATACAGTGTAAAAGTTCATATATCTGTTGCTAAGTGTGCTTCAATGAACTTTTTACATATCCGAATAAACATCTGCACAATGACCCACAATAACATTGATATTTCCTGATCCCGTAAAGGTGGTTGAGGTATGAGTGATAAAAAGTGGGATCTTGTTGCACTTGCTTCCATTCCGGTAATCATGACTTTGGGCAACTCCATGTTAATTCCGATCCTTCCCCAGATAGAGCGTGAATTAAAGGTATCGTCCTTCAAAGTCAGTATGCTAATTACCGTGTACGCCGTTGTAGCTATTCTGCTGATCCCGCTTGCCGGATATTTATCGGATCGTTTCGGGCGAAAAGTTGTTATTATTCCCAGCCTGATCATTGCGGCTGTTGGTGGTGCGGTGGCAGGTGGTGCAGCATGGTTAATGAACGGAGATGCCGCATACTGGGTGATACTTGGAGGTAGGTTACTGCAAGGTATAGGTGCCGCTGGCGCATTTCCCATCGTGATTCCGCTTGTTGGCGATATGTTCAGTGATGAAAATGAGGTCAGCAAGAGCTTAGGCATTATTGAAACATCGAATACCTTCGGTAAAGTGTTAAGTCCTATTCTTGGTGCAGCTTTGGCTGTCTGGTTATGGTATTTGCCGTTTATGGCGATTCCTGTATTATGTCTGATTTCATTGTTATTGGTTATCTTTCTGGTGAAAACACCTAAGAAAAAAGAGAAACCGCCTACATTCTCAGAATTCGTCGCTTCCATTCGGGCCGTTCTTAAGGAAAAAGGCCGCTGGCTGTATGCGCTTTTTGCCATTGGTGGAATTTGCATGTTTGTCATTTTTGGTGTGCTTTTTTATTTGTCAGAGACCTTGGAATCTGAATTCAAACTAAAGGGTGTGCTAAAAGGACTTGTGTTAGCCATTCCATTAGCGGCACTATGCCTGGCCTCATTTCTTGCAGGAAAATGGATTGGTAAAAGCAAAACACGTATGAAATGGATTGGATTTACCGGGTTAGTGATTTTGACCGTTTCTCTTGTCATCATGGGGTTATGGGACAATATATATGCTGTCGTGGGTTTGTTTACCTTGGGCAGTGCGGGTATTGGTGCAACATTGCCCTGTCTTGATGCATTAATAACCGAAGGTGTGGACAAGAAACAACGAGGGACAATTACTGCTTTATTCAGTAGTATGCGTTTTATTGGGGTGTCCTTGGGGCCACCAGTTATATCTTTGTTAATTGGAAGTGCTCACATCCTTATCTTCGGCATACTTGCTGCAACAGGGGCAGTCGGTGGTTTGCTTACACTGCTTGCAGTGAAACCTGAGAAAAGCAATACTGACGCAGAAGAAGCTACGCATGAAGATGAGGAAGAAGAGAACGTGAATGAGACCAGGCGAGGGATACCGAAACTAGGGAAAAGAAGAAGCCCATTCTAGATTAAATATTTACTTATTGAAAGTCACAACACAAAAATGCGTTGCGCATGAGGAGACTCGGATGTCCTCATGTGACAACGCATTTTTTTATTGGCATCTGGTGTAGAGTTACTTACTGTCGATCTCTATCGTTAGAAGAAGGTGTAGTTTCGCTAGAGGATTGTTCCTTTTCACCACTAATATGGGTGTGCTCTAGAAGAGGGTGAGGAGTTATCGCATAGCCACCACTTCTCTTGCCTTGAATTAAATAGATGAGTAGAAACACAATCATGAACATAACCGAATAGCGGTACATATCTGTATAACTTGTGAGGGATGCAATACCACCAAGCAATAGGGCGCCAGTTGCGATACCTAGATCAAGACTATTCAAAAACATGCCATTCGCCATTCCGCGCTGAGAAGGTGCCACAATTTGAATCATCCAGGTTTGCAGAGAAGACTGCATGGAACCATAGCCAATTCCATAAATAAATGCTGCTACAAATAATGTAGGCATAGAAGTTGCATATGAAAGAATAATTAATCCAATGGCGATAAATATCGCTCCAGGAATCAACAACGCTTTTGGCCCCTTTTGATCATAAAGCCGTCCAGCAAAGGGTCTGACCAGTAGAACTGCAATCGCATTAAATAGGAAGAACAGTGCGGGATTAGAGAGGTTAGCTTCCTTACCGTATAACACGATAAATCCAACAAGTCCACCGTATGTTATGGATAATAGGCCGTTCAGAACACTTGGTAAAATCAATTTACGATTAAAAGGGATTTTTTCACCTTTTGCAGATGTTGTAGGTATTGCTCCTGCTGGAGTGAGGGTTCCTTGATCGCCACGTTGAGCTTTTTTGCGGGTTAGCGAATAACTGAGCGGATAAATGACAGCGACCACGCCTGCCGTACACAACATTAAAGTTACGAAGCCTTGTCCTTGCAGCAATGTCACCCCGATAATTGGCCCCATAGACATGGCAAGACTTGTGGATAAGCCGAAGTAGCCCATACCCTCGCCCATACGTTTAACGGGAACAATATCAGAGGCCATCGTTGGAAAAGCAGTACTGCTCATACCAAATCCTACCCCGAATAACATACGAAGCAATAACAGGACTACGATGCCTGCCGCAAAATAATAGCCTAGTGTAGCTAACAATGCGATAGATAAACCCACATAGATCATCGTGTTCCGAAGACCTTTCTCTAGAGCCTTGGCAGAATACAGTCTTGCAGCAATGGCGCTAAGTGCAAAAAGACAGGTAAACAAACTGACCTCAAATGCATTGGCATGAAAGCGATCCTGTACATAAGCGGGCAGTGGAGAGACAATCATATGCAGCTGCAGAAACAGCAAAAAATTACAAAGCATTAATAATATAAAATCCGTCGTCCATAATTTCACTTGTGTAGATTGTGTATTCATATAACAGAATTCCCCCTGATGTTCTTTTCTCTAAAGGTTGTGGTTGATGAGGGAAAGAGTATGTTTAAATGCTTCCATCTGGTCTTGAGGTATACCTTCAGCAAGTTCTTTATTCATTTCTCTTTCGATGGGAACGAGGATGTCCAGCATAGCTCGACCCTCAGCTGTCAGATAAAGCAGATAAGCCCTGCGATCCTGTTCACTCGTCTGACGCTCAACCCATCCCTTCTTCTCCAGAAGATCGATAATACGGGCAGTTGTTGGTTGATCTTTAAAAACACGTAAAGCAACTTCCTTCTGATTCACGCCTTCGCCTTTACCAATATTGAACAGAACAGAAAACTGCTCTGTTGTAATGTCATATGGTTTGAACCTGGTCGCGAGTAAAGCGACTGCTTTGCGATGCGTCAAACCTAACATGAAACCGACGGATTGCTCCAATGAATAATCCATATTGCGATGAAAACCTCACTTTCAATCAGAATAAATACACTGCACATATATACTTGTTATAACAACTATATGCCAAACAAGTAATTTTGTAAAGGATGGAGAAGAGGTTGTTCTGTATTCACAAATAGATTCAGTGGCATGAAAGTCATGACGAAGGGGTGGGAGAGGGCTGAGCTTTTCTATGTTTTCCATAACGGAGCCAGTGAACAATAACATATAGTATAGGCATGGATTCAATGAGAAGGGTAAACATAGGCACAGCGTAAGATCGTGTAGCTAGCTCATAAGCAGTGACATCTTTGGCGTATTGCATCACAATGGCAGCAGCTGTGCCACCAATCAAATACACAACCGATTTTTGTTGTCTAACACCACTAATTTTGGATAGACACACAGAAGCGACATATAACAAAAATGAACTTCGTGTAAACATGGTTGTTGACCAGATCGCAATCAATACGGGATCAAGATTATCAAGAAAATCGCCATATCGAGCAAACCTGATCATCTCAAGTAAAGGATAACGGAGGCTCGCTGCTACATAAGGACCAAAGTTCATGAGGGTATAGATCCAGAAAAAAACAACAAACAAAATGA
It includes:
- a CDS encoding aminoglycoside phosphotransferase family protein, which codes for MDSNYSKLHQPITPEMLYTLVKHTFGANTQVKQYGLLQGGLFNTTYRIELDHPKYPDIILRLAPERVQDEDIEHTLADPLFSFERTMMASEPIIYALYRQQGIPCASVIACDSSGITIPRTYMFMEFIPSRQLNDPSLLAKEKEELYRQLGAYTATMHTIEADSFGWPQADGTIKGSTRWSEVVLAYAAETAAKAEQAQYMHGVGEEILSILEENQHILDQVTKPVLVHNDLWEANVLIHEQQGQPRIAAIIDGDRSMFADREFEALLSTESTDFHMGYDRPLDMSEEGQLRRFMYRLVSAYFNAYVHEHQVNQHEDAQKYEQRTLSLLKEWKERN
- a CDS encoding MFS transporter; the protein is MSDKKWDLVALASIPVIMTLGNSMLIPILPQIERELKVSSFKVSMLITVYAVVAILLIPLAGYLSDRFGRKVVIIPSLIIAAVGGAVAGGAAWLMNGDAAYWVILGGRLLQGIGAAGAFPIVIPLVGDMFSDENEVSKSLGIIETSNTFGKVLSPILGAALAVWLWYLPFMAIPVLCLISLLLVIFLVKTPKKKEKPPTFSEFVASIRAVLKEKGRWLYALFAIGGICMFVIFGVLFYLSETLESEFKLKGVLKGLVLAIPLAALCLASFLAGKWIGKSKTRMKWIGFTGLVILTVSLVIMGLWDNIYAVVGLFTLGSAGIGATLPCLDALITEGVDKKQRGTITALFSSMRFIGVSLGPPVISLLIGSAHILIFGILAATGAVGGLLTLLAVKPEKSNTDAEEATHEDEEEENVNETRRGIPKLGKRRSPF
- a CDS encoding MFS transporter: MNTQSTQVKLWTTDFILLMLCNFLLFLQLHMIVSPLPAYVQDRFHANAFEVSLFTCLFALSAIAARLYSAKALEKGLRNTMIYVGLSIALLATLGYYFAAGIVVLLLLRMLFGVGFGMSSTAFPTMASDIVPVKRMGEGMGYFGLSTSLAMSMGPIIGVTLLQGQGFVTLMLCTAGVVAVIYPLSYSLTRKKAQRGDQGTLTPAGAIPTTSAKGEKIPFNRKLILPSVLNGLLSITYGGLVGFIVLYGKEANLSNPALFFLFNAIAVLLVRPFAGRLYDQKGPKALLIPGAIFIAIGLIILSYATSMPTLFVAAFIYGIGYGSMQSSLQTWMIQIVAPSQRGMANGMFLNSLDLGIATGALLLGGIASLTSYTDMYRYSVMFMIVFLLIYLIQGKRSGGYAITPHPLLEHTHISGEKEQSSSETTPSSNDRDRQ
- a CDS encoding MarR family winged helix-turn-helix transcriptional regulator; this translates as MDYSLEQSVGFMLGLTHRKAVALLATRFKPYDITTEQFSVLFNIGKGEGVNQKEVALRVFKDQPTTARIIDLLEKKGWVERQTSEQDRRAYLLYLTAEGRAMLDILVPIEREMNKELAEGIPQDQMEAFKHTLSLINHNL